A section of the bacterium SCSIO 12696 genome encodes:
- a CDS encoding ROK family protein, with amino-acid sequence MHYGVDVGGTKIELALFDESLQPVDSWRVPTPKHDYAEFVDTIVGMVERADALTGVKGSVGIGIPGFFDANENTVAVNIPGIHGRPLSVDLCARLARPVVFENDVNTLALSEAHGGALAGHTYAMGVVLGTGVAGGFVANGQLCKGSQHIACELGHLPLSARLQQKYDLPLRDCGCGLQGCIENYLSGPGLGWMCQYFESGYNSPESMAEGLRRKEPKAQQVFDIYVDCLGCFLAQVTLSYDPGAIALAGGLSNLAEIYPRIGESMSRYLFSAAKPPAVVPAQFGDSSGVRGAALLGLQAMESG; translated from the coding sequence ATGCATTACGGTGTGGATGTGGGCGGTACCAAAATAGAATTGGCACTCTTCGATGAGAGCCTGCAACCCGTGGATTCCTGGCGAGTGCCAACGCCCAAGCACGATTATGCAGAGTTTGTGGATACGATTGTCGGGATGGTTGAAAGGGCGGATGCACTCACTGGTGTAAAAGGCTCAGTGGGGATTGGTATTCCAGGTTTTTTCGATGCGAACGAAAATACAGTGGCGGTGAATATCCCCGGTATCCATGGACGTCCGCTGTCGGTGGATTTATGCGCCAGGTTGGCTCGCCCGGTTGTATTTGAGAACGACGTGAATACATTGGCATTGTCGGAGGCTCATGGCGGTGCTTTGGCGGGGCATACTTACGCCATGGGGGTTGTATTGGGCACGGGTGTGGCCGGTGGCTTTGTGGCCAATGGGCAACTTTGCAAAGGCAGTCAGCACATTGCCTGTGAGCTCGGCCACTTACCGCTTTCCGCCCGGTTGCAACAGAAATACGACCTGCCTTTGCGCGACTGTGGCTGTGGCTTGCAGGGGTGCATTGAAAATTACCTGTCTGGCCCCGGGTTGGGCTGGATGTGCCAATATTTCGAGTCTGGTTACAACAGTCCAGAGTCTATGGCCGAAGGTTTAAGGCGCAAAGAGCCCAAGGCACAGCAGGTGTTTGATATCTATGTCGATTGCCTTGGCTGCTTTTTAGCGCAAGTCACGCTGAGTTACGACCCTGGCGCGATTGCACTGGCAGGAGGGCTTTCCAATTTGGCGGAAATCTACCCACGCATCGGTGAGTCCATGTCGCGGTATTTATTTTCAGCGGCAAAGCCGCCAGCAGTGGTACCTGCGCAATTTGGTGATTCCAGCGGCGTACGGGGTGCTGCTTTGTTGGGTCTTCAGGCCATGGAGAGCGGATGA
- the nagA gene encoding N-acetylglucosamine-6-phosphate deacetylase codes for MKTALINGCVFDGEQQFDGRAVILDGGRIDSLVADKDLPADVASTVDLQGHLLVPGFIDLQVNGGGGVMLNSSPTVDAIRTMASGHRQYGTTGLLPTLITASFGTMRQAIDAVDQAMDEGVPGVLGIHLEGPFLNPEKKGAHDAGKFCTLDEQGLELVCSLKRGKTVVTIAPELTSPEMIADLKARGVIVCAGHSNASYEQARQALQAGVEGFTHLYNAMTPLQSRAPGMVGAALEDPKSWFGIIADGHHMHPAAFSVAVAAKQRGGVILVTDAMSTVGAEDTSFVLDGEVIHAEGGRCINAAGNLAGSDLNMMSAVNNACHFANIDWQEAVRMASVYPAKALGLEHELGCIKPGFRANFVLVNSDKTVLKTWIDGVASD; via the coding sequence ATGAAAACAGCGTTGATCAATGGTTGTGTCTTCGACGGTGAACAGCAGTTCGACGGCAGGGCGGTAATACTGGATGGTGGTCGTATTGATTCGCTGGTGGCTGACAAAGACCTTCCAGCTGATGTTGCCAGTACCGTCGATTTGCAAGGACACTTACTGGTACCCGGATTTATTGATCTTCAGGTCAATGGTGGAGGGGGAGTCATGTTGAACAGCTCGCCCACCGTGGATGCTATTCGCACGATGGCGTCAGGCCATCGTCAATATGGAACTACCGGGTTGCTGCCCACGTTGATTACGGCCAGTTTTGGCACTATGAGGCAAGCTATTGATGCGGTCGACCAGGCAATGGATGAAGGGGTTCCCGGTGTGTTGGGAATTCATTTGGAAGGGCCGTTTTTAAACCCGGAAAAAAAAGGCGCTCACGATGCTGGAAAATTCTGTACTTTGGATGAGCAGGGCCTGGAGTTGGTGTGCTCACTGAAGCGCGGTAAAACCGTTGTTACTATTGCACCAGAGTTAACGTCGCCAGAAATGATTGCCGACCTCAAAGCCCGCGGAGTAATTGTTTGCGCTGGCCACAGCAACGCTAGCTATGAGCAAGCCAGGCAGGCACTGCAAGCGGGTGTTGAGGGCTTTACCCATTTGTACAATGCCATGACACCATTGCAGAGCCGTGCTCCCGGTATGGTGGGTGCGGCTCTGGAAGATCCCAAAAGCTGGTTCGGCATTATTGCAGATGGCCACCATATGCACCCGGCGGCCTTTTCTGTGGCCGTGGCCGCAAAGCAAAGGGGTGGAGTTATTTTGGTGACTGATGCTATGTCTACTGTGGGTGCGGAAGATACTTCCTTTGTGCTTGATGGCGAGGTGATTCACGCGGAGGGGGGGCGCTGTATCAACGCTGCCGGTAACTTGGCGGGCTCTGACTTGAATATGATGTCTGCGGTGAATAACGCCTGCCATTTTGCCAACATTGATTGGCAGGAAGCGGTGCGAATGGCATCTGTTTACCCAGCGAAGGCACTGGGATTGGAGCATGAGCTGGGCTGTATTAAACCGGGTTTTCGGGCAAATTTTGTGTTGGTCAATAGCGACAAAACCGTGCTAAAAACATGGATTGACGGCGTTGCCAGTGACTGA
- the pgi gene encoding glucose-6-phosphate isomerase: MNNNSSFDPSATLQWQQLQQQAADSSSIHIADLLANESDRANRLRVSWENFYFDYAKSLINSKTLNTLFALAEVSPLKQRMEAMVSGEAINCSEDRPVLHCALRAPESFDFKVDGNGVSELVGDGLQSIQAFSEKIRDKQWLGSTGKALTDVINIGIGGSDLGPKMTCQALQQFAHKDIRCHFISNVDGAEIFSLLETLNPETTLIIIVSKTFTTQETLLNAKTALAWLGEKLELDKPQSSSHVIGITANRDNCLKYGIPTNQIVEFGNWVGGRYSLWSGVGLTIAITIGYDRFVEFLNGAKAMDQHFFKSDFEKNIPVILALLNIWYSNFLNAQSTAVIPYCERLHFLPVYLQQLEMESNGKSVRQDGQAVTYNTGGIIWGQPGSNSQHAFFQLLHQGTHLIPVQFIGAANDELSNPEHHNILLQNMLAQGAALMKGQSDPSGTGHAKYPGNRPSTTLIMDQLTPFNLGALIALYEHKVFAEGVIWGINSFDQWGVELGKKIAKQLANDDATTEWDPSTECLIEALSGFGGLPHK, translated from the coding sequence ATGAATAACAACTCAAGTTTCGACCCTTCTGCTACCCTTCAATGGCAACAGCTTCAGCAACAAGCCGCAGATAGCAGCAGTATCCATATTGCCGATTTACTTGCCAACGAATCAGATCGCGCAAATCGACTGCGCGTAAGCTGGGAAAATTTCTACTTCGATTACGCCAAAAGTCTGATCAACTCAAAGACACTGAATACTCTGTTTGCATTAGCCGAAGTCTCCCCACTGAAACAAAGAATGGAGGCCATGGTCAGCGGTGAGGCTATTAACTGTTCAGAGGATCGCCCGGTACTTCACTGCGCCTTACGCGCCCCAGAGAGCTTTGACTTTAAAGTAGACGGCAACGGCGTAAGCGAATTGGTGGGTGACGGCTTACAAAGCATCCAGGCATTCAGCGAAAAAATTCGTGACAAGCAGTGGCTAGGTAGTACAGGAAAAGCATTGACTGATGTTATCAACATTGGTATCGGAGGTTCTGACCTAGGGCCAAAAATGACATGCCAAGCCTTGCAGCAATTTGCACACAAAGATATTCGCTGTCATTTCATTTCAAACGTAGATGGGGCAGAAATTTTCAGCCTGCTGGAAACACTCAACCCCGAAACTACCTTGATCATTATTGTTAGCAAAACCTTTACCACTCAGGAGACCCTACTCAATGCCAAAACTGCATTAGCCTGGTTGGGAGAAAAGCTGGAACTGGATAAACCACAAAGCTCCAGCCACGTTATTGGTATTACCGCCAACCGAGACAATTGTTTGAAGTACGGCATTCCCACGAACCAAATTGTGGAGTTTGGCAACTGGGTCGGCGGCCGCTACTCTTTATGGAGTGGCGTTGGTCTGACCATTGCCATCACCATCGGCTACGACCGTTTTGTGGAGTTCCTGAACGGCGCCAAAGCCATGGATCAACATTTTTTTAAAAGCGATTTCGAAAAAAACATACCGGTTATTTTGGCATTGTTGAATATCTGGTACAGCAACTTCCTTAACGCACAATCCACAGCAGTGATTCCGTACTGCGAACGCCTGCACTTTTTACCGGTCTACCTACAACAGCTGGAAATGGAAAGTAACGGCAAATCGGTGCGACAAGATGGCCAAGCGGTGACCTACAACACCGGGGGTATTATCTGGGGCCAGCCTGGTTCCAACAGTCAGCACGCATTTTTTCAGCTACTGCACCAAGGCACCCATTTAATACCGGTACAATTTATTGGCGCGGCCAATGATGAATTGAGCAACCCGGAACATCACAACATCTTGCTTCAGAATATGTTGGCCCAAGGCGCAGCTCTGATGAAGGGGCAATCCGACCCCAGCGGCACTGGCCATGCTAAATACCCGGGCAATCGCCCTTCCACAACTTTAATAATGGATCAGCTCACGCCTTTTAACCTGGGGGCATTAATCGCTCTTTATGAGCACAAAGTGTTTGCCGAAGGCGTTATCTGGGGCATCAATTCCTTTGATCAGTGGGGCGTAGAATTGGGCAAAAAAATCGCCAAACAATTGGCCAACGACGATGCGACAACCGAATGGGACCCATCAACAGAGTGTTTGATTGAGGCACTGAGCGGCTTTGGGGGGTTGCCTCACAAATAG
- the gap gene encoding type I glyceraldehyde-3-phosphate dehydrogenase produces MIRVAINGFGRIGRNVLRACYEGGYCDRIQIVAINDLGSPEVNAHLLRHDTVHGDFGPSIAVTKQGLLVDGDTIQVFAKRDPAELPWEDLQIDVAMECTGLFTKRADASKHLAAGAKRVLVSAPGTDLDATIVHGVNHHILSKKHRLISNASCTTNCLAPIAQVLHNTVGIESGLANTVHAYTNDQVLNDTYHTDLRRARSATQSMIPSKTGAAAAIGEVIPELCGKLDGLSVRVPVINTSLLDLTFKASKTTSVEEINRSVEEAVCGEIGSVLTINDLPLVSSDFNHNPASSIFDKTQTKVIADQVKILAWYDNEWGFSNRMLDNALVIGTL; encoded by the coding sequence ATGATCAGGGTTGCCATCAATGGCTTTGGCCGCATCGGCCGAAATGTACTCCGAGCCTGCTATGAAGGTGGCTACTGCGATCGCATTCAGATTGTCGCCATTAATGACCTGGGCTCCCCGGAGGTAAATGCCCATCTATTGCGTCACGACACCGTACATGGTGACTTTGGCCCCAGTATTGCGGTTACCAAGCAAGGGCTTTTAGTTGACGGTGACACTATTCAGGTATTTGCTAAACGTGACCCCGCAGAGCTTCCTTGGGAAGACCTGCAAATTGACGTGGCGATGGAATGCACGGGATTGTTCACAAAACGTGCCGATGCCAGCAAGCATCTGGCTGCTGGCGCCAAGCGCGTACTGGTTTCTGCTCCAGGTACAGATCTGGATGCAACTATCGTACATGGCGTCAATCACCATATTCTGTCAAAGAAGCATCGGCTTATATCCAATGCGTCCTGCACCACTAACTGCCTCGCCCCTATTGCACAAGTATTGCACAACACGGTGGGTATTGAGTCTGGACTGGCTAACACCGTTCACGCCTATACTAATGACCAAGTGCTGAACGATACTTACCACACTGACTTACGACGCGCCCGTTCTGCCACCCAATCAATGATTCCTTCAAAAACCGGGGCCGCTGCGGCTATAGGTGAAGTCATTCCAGAGCTATGTGGCAAGCTGGACGGCTTGTCCGTAAGGGTGCCGGTCATCAATACTTCGCTACTTGACCTCACTTTTAAGGCCAGCAAAACAACTTCTGTAGAAGAAATAAACCGCTCTGTTGAAGAAGCCGTTTGCGGGGAGATTGGCTCTGTTTTGACAATCAACGATTTGCCATTGGTGTCCAGTGACTTTAACCACAATCCCGCATCTTCCATATTCGACAAGACACAAACCAAAGTAATTGCAGATCAAGTAAAAATCCTTGCCTGGTACGACAACGAATGGGGTTTCTCCAATCGCATGCTCGACAATGCTCTGGTTATCGGTACGCTGTAA
- the hexR gene encoding transcriptional regulator HexR, producing MNLLSLLKSPNLHLSKSERKVCNAVLVSPEETIHTPIALIAKQAKVSEPTVNRFCHRLGCKGYPDFKVKLAKELSSGQPLMTRDVEASDSLDTLTEKIFESTRATLHSTQSSIDTHTLEMAVNALAQAKCIAFFGLGASGSVAMDAQHKFFRFNTPVIIHTDILNQRMSCAAMGQQDVVVFISYTGRTTAIIDNAAVAKEAGATVIGITDAKSLLAEQCDIVLPVDTPEDTDLYTPMTSRINHLVLIDVLATAVAVKRGPQFSNHLKKIKDSLINTRKHKQTTN from the coding sequence ATGAACCTGCTGTCGCTACTGAAAAGCCCAAACCTTCATCTCAGCAAATCGGAGCGCAAAGTTTGCAATGCTGTACTGGTTTCTCCAGAAGAGACCATACACACCCCTATCGCCTTAATAGCCAAACAAGCCAAGGTGAGCGAACCCACCGTTAATCGTTTCTGTCACCGCCTTGGCTGCAAGGGATACCCCGACTTCAAGGTAAAGCTGGCCAAAGAGCTTTCCAGCGGACAACCCCTAATGACCCGTGACGTAGAAGCATCAGATAGCCTTGACACCCTGACAGAAAAAATCTTTGAATCCACTCGCGCTACCCTTCACAGCACCCAGTCTTCTATAGACACCCACACCCTGGAAATGGCCGTCAACGCTTTGGCGCAAGCCAAATGTATCGCGTTTTTCGGGCTAGGCGCTTCTGGCTCTGTCGCCATGGATGCGCAGCACAAATTTTTCCGCTTTAACACTCCGGTAATTATCCATACAGATATCCTTAACCAGCGTATGAGTTGTGCCGCAATGGGGCAACAGGACGTGGTGGTTTTTATCTCATATACAGGGCGCACTACCGCAATCATCGACAATGCAGCAGTTGCCAAAGAGGCTGGAGCTACTGTAATTGGCATTACCGACGCCAAATCCTTGCTTGCTGAGCAGTGCGATATTGTCCTACCTGTGGACACCCCAGAGGATACGGATCTCTACACGCCCATGACATCGCGCATTAACCACCTGGTACTGATCGATGTACTGGCAACAGCCGTGGCGGTAAAACGAGGCCCACAGTTTTCCAACCACCTAAAGAAAATCAAAGACTCATTGATTAATACCCGCAAACACAAGCAGACCACCAATTAA
- the zwf gene encoding glucose-6-phosphate dehydrogenase, which yields MVPCDVLIFGGVGDLAYRKLYPSLYLLHKNDKLPDGLRIFGVARRELPEEEFLSAVRQGICRNGDVDTNVWQGFTSRLQLVYADATAVKDIRALKHQYFEDEQRELMVYLATPPNIFAPICQAMAAVGMNRPATRIVVEKPLGDDRDSFLEINSQLTEIFDESQVYRIDHYLGKEAVQNLLALRFANALFEPLWNNNFIDHIQITVAETVGVEGRWGFYDEAGAMRDMVQNHLLQLLCLTAMEPPAHLAADAVRDEKLKVLRCLKPITANTIKESVVRGQYVAGAVDGAPVPGYESEEGAMSNSDTETFIALKAEVDNWRWAGVPFYLRTGKRLPVRYSEIVIQYKEIPHSIFGNSASAPNRLIIRLQPDDGIQLSLMSKVPGLKKGIPLQSVALDLFFSDVFEGNQGVSAYERLLLDVINANPTLFVRSDEVEAAWCWVDGIRDAWQEVGQKVAQYTAGSWGPTAAIALLAKDDRQWYEEF from the coding sequence ATTGTGCCTTGTGATGTATTGATTTTTGGCGGCGTAGGCGATTTGGCGTATCGCAAGCTCTATCCGTCTCTCTACCTACTCCATAAGAACGATAAATTACCTGATGGGCTGCGAATTTTCGGGGTGGCCAGAAGAGAGCTTCCCGAAGAGGAGTTCCTAAGTGCGGTACGTCAGGGTATCTGTCGTAATGGCGATGTTGATACAAATGTTTGGCAGGGCTTTACGAGCCGTTTGCAGCTGGTATATGCCGATGCCACCGCTGTAAAGGATATCCGTGCACTCAAGCATCAGTATTTTGAAGATGAACAGCGTGAATTGATGGTGTATTTGGCGACGCCGCCCAATATTTTTGCGCCTATCTGCCAAGCCATGGCTGCGGTTGGGATGAATCGGCCGGCCACCCGTATTGTGGTGGAGAAACCGCTGGGTGATGATCGCGATTCCTTCTTGGAAATCAATAGCCAGCTCACCGAAATCTTTGATGAGAGCCAGGTTTATCGAATCGACCACTACTTGGGTAAAGAAGCCGTTCAAAATCTACTTGCCTTGCGCTTCGCAAACGCTTTGTTTGAGCCTTTGTGGAACAACAATTTTATTGATCATATCCAGATCACCGTAGCCGAAACCGTTGGTGTGGAAGGGCGCTGGGGTTTTTACGACGAGGCGGGGGCGATGAGGGATATGGTGCAAAACCACCTGTTACAACTGCTCTGTTTGACCGCGATGGAACCGCCAGCTCACTTGGCAGCAGATGCGGTGAGGGACGAAAAACTTAAGGTATTGAGGTGTCTCAAGCCCATTACCGCCAACACGATCAAAGAGTCGGTTGTGCGTGGCCAGTATGTGGCCGGTGCTGTAGATGGTGCGCCTGTGCCTGGGTATGAGAGTGAAGAGGGGGCAATGAGCAATTCCGATACTGAAACGTTCATTGCTTTGAAGGCTGAAGTAGATAACTGGCGCTGGGCCGGTGTGCCTTTTTATTTGCGTACTGGAAAACGACTGCCGGTGCGCTATTCGGAAATTGTTATTCAGTACAAGGAAATCCCGCACTCAATATTTGGCAACTCCGCCAGTGCCCCGAATCGCTTAATCATTCGTTTGCAGCCAGATGACGGCATTCAATTGAGCCTGATGAGCAAAGTTCCCGGCCTGAAGAAGGGCATACCTCTGCAGTCCGTAGCTTTAGATTTGTTTTTTTCCGATGTCTTTGAAGGCAATCAGGGTGTCAGTGCTTACGAACGTTTGCTGTTGGATGTGATTAATGCCAATCCGACTTTGTTCGTGCGTTCTGACGAAGTGGAAGCCGCTTGGTGTTGGGTGGATGGTATTCGTGATGCTTGGCAAGAAGTTGGTCAAAAAGTGGCGCAGTATACGGCTGGTAGCTGGGGGCCGACTGCTGCCATCGCATTATTGGCGAAAGACGATCGACAGTGGTATGAGGAATTCTAA
- the pgl gene encoding 6-phosphogluconolactonase, with translation MLQQQEVNTGSISLNDYSNSEQLAEQLASTVACQLRQGIDKHGVASLAVSGGSTPKVFFRVLSSHQLPWEKVVVTLVDERWVEPQHSDSNARLVAENLLRHKAQKARFIALKNRGETPFEGEDELEQSLRELPLPFDAVVLGMGVDGHTASFFPGADNLADALDMHSQRICLATRPPMAVHGRMTLTLPAILNTRFLALHFEGASKWQIFQKALGAASRGTYPVSAVLQQDKVPVNVFYTRGGE, from the coding sequence ATGCTTCAACAGCAAGAAGTGAATACAGGTTCGATCTCCCTGAACGATTATTCCAACTCAGAGCAATTAGCGGAACAGCTGGCGTCGACAGTGGCTTGTCAGCTACGTCAAGGTATTGATAAACACGGTGTAGCCAGCTTGGCGGTTTCTGGGGGCAGTACCCCAAAAGTCTTTTTTCGGGTGCTTTCCAGCCACCAGCTCCCCTGGGAAAAGGTAGTGGTTACTCTGGTGGACGAACGCTGGGTGGAGCCTCAGCACAGTGATTCCAACGCTCGTTTGGTGGCAGAGAATTTGTTGCGTCATAAAGCACAAAAAGCTCGTTTTATAGCACTGAAAAATCGTGGCGAGACTCCCTTTGAGGGAGAAGATGAGTTAGAGCAAAGCCTGCGCGAGCTGCCGTTGCCATTTGATGCCGTGGTTTTGGGAATGGGTGTTGATGGCCATACGGCCTCATTTTTTCCTGGTGCTGACAATCTGGCGGATGCTCTCGATATGCATAGTCAGCGTATTTGTTTGGCCACCAGGCCGCCGATGGCGGTGCATGGTCGCATGACATTGACTCTGCCAGCCATTCTCAACACTCGATTTCTGGCATTGCACTTTGAGGGTGCCAGCAAGTGGCAAATTTTCCAAAAAGCACTGGGCGCAGCAAGCCGAGGCACTTATCCAGTCTCTGCTGTTCTGCAGCAGGATAAGGTGCCGGTCAATGTTTTCTATACAAGGGGTGGCGAATGA
- the edd gene encoding phosphogluconate dehydratase, giving the protein MNPVVEQVTARIRQRSRQGRANYLSAMAQALRDNPPKKRLSCGNLAHGYAACSEEDKQTIRLMNSANLGIVTSYNDMLSAHQPLLDYPEQIKKVAREVGSSAQVAGGVPAMCDGVTQGQPGMELSLFSRDVVAMATAVSLSHNLFDGVLCLGVCDKIVPGMMIGALQFGHLPTAFVPAGPMPSGIPNKEKAAVRQRFAEGKASREELLEAESASYHSPGTCTFYGTANSNQVLMEMLGVQLPGSSFVSPEDPMRSALTTESVFKVIAAADSTSGIKPLCETVSEESLVNAVVALLATGGSTNHTLHLVAIAAAAGIDLRWQDFDELSRVVPLLARVYPNGEADINAFQRAGGMAFLVRELRAAGLLNENVHSLMGDGLDSFELAPQLSDNGRVIWHQPVLESRLPDVLTSAAEPFDKEGGLRVLKGNLGESVIKVSAVKPEHRVVSAPCRIFHAQDDIKTAFDAGELEGDLVAVVRFQGPRANGMPELHKLTPYLGLLQDRGHKVALVTDGRMSGASGKVPAAIHLSPEAVDQGPISLLKDGDVITLDAERGILEVALSDADLAVRKPVVAPRETQNLGRNLFAAFRRTVGEASSGASSLNS; this is encoded by the coding sequence ATGAATCCGGTTGTTGAGCAGGTAACAGCGCGTATTCGCCAACGCAGTCGCCAAGGTAGGGCGAACTACCTGTCTGCCATGGCTCAGGCGCTACGGGATAACCCACCAAAGAAGCGCCTCTCCTGTGGCAATTTGGCTCACGGTTATGCTGCCTGCAGTGAGGAAGACAAGCAAACGATTCGCCTGATGAACAGTGCCAACCTGGGTATTGTTACCTCCTACAACGATATGCTGTCAGCTCACCAGCCGTTGTTGGATTATCCAGAGCAAATCAAAAAAGTGGCTCGTGAGGTGGGTAGCAGTGCCCAAGTGGCCGGTGGTGTTCCCGCTATGTGTGATGGTGTCACCCAGGGGCAGCCGGGTATGGAGTTGAGCCTGTTCAGTCGCGACGTGGTCGCTATGGCAACTGCAGTGAGCCTTAGCCACAATCTGTTTGACGGGGTGTTGTGCCTGGGGGTATGTGACAAAATTGTCCCCGGCATGATGATTGGTGCGTTGCAGTTCGGCCATCTTCCAACGGCATTTGTACCTGCAGGCCCAATGCCGTCTGGTATTCCCAACAAAGAAAAAGCCGCTGTACGCCAGCGTTTTGCCGAAGGCAAAGCCTCTCGCGAAGAATTGTTAGAGGCAGAATCTGCCTCCTACCACAGCCCAGGTACTTGTACGTTTTACGGCACGGCTAATAGCAATCAAGTGCTGATGGAAATGTTGGGTGTACAGCTGCCAGGCAGCTCTTTTGTGAGCCCGGAAGACCCCATGCGCAGTGCGCTGACTACTGAGTCGGTGTTTAAAGTGATTGCAGCTGCCGACTCGACCAGTGGTATTAAACCCTTGTGTGAAACCGTCAGTGAAGAGTCTCTGGTGAATGCAGTAGTGGCCTTGTTGGCTACCGGGGGCTCTACTAACCACACCTTGCATTTGGTGGCTATTGCTGCTGCTGCTGGTATTGATTTGCGCTGGCAGGACTTTGATGAGCTGTCTCGAGTCGTGCCATTGTTAGCCCGTGTTTACCCCAATGGTGAAGCGGACATTAACGCCTTTCAGCGGGCTGGTGGTATGGCTTTTCTGGTGCGCGAGCTCCGCGCTGCCGGTTTGCTGAATGAGAACGTGCATTCCCTGATGGGTGATGGCTTGGACAGCTTCGAGCTGGCGCCCCAATTATCAGACAATGGCCGTGTTATATGGCACCAGCCAGTGCTTGAGTCCCGTCTGCCGGATGTATTGACAAGTGCTGCTGAACCGTTCGACAAAGAAGGTGGCTTGCGTGTGCTCAAAGGCAACTTGGGCGAGTCGGTAATCAAGGTTTCTGCGGTAAAACCGGAGCACCGGGTCGTCTCCGCTCCCTGCCGGATTTTTCATGCTCAGGACGACATTAAAACCGCTTTTGACGCTGGCGAACTGGAGGGCGACTTGGTTGCAGTGGTTCGTTTTCAGGGGCCTAGAGCCAATGGTATGCCTGAACTGCACAAGCTGACCCCTTACTTAGGCTTATTGCAGGATCGTGGCCATAAAGTGGCACTGGTTACCGATGGTCGTATGTCTGGCGCGTCGGGCAAAGTGCCTGCCGCCATCCACCTTTCTCCAGAGGCGGTGGATCAAGGGCCTATCTCATTATTAAAAGATGGCGATGTGATCACTCTGGATGCGGAGCGTGGAATTCTGGAGGTGGCTTTAAGTGATGCCGATTTAGCGGTTAGAAAGCCTGTTGTTGCCCCAAGGGAAACCCAAAATTTGGGCCGCAACCTGTTTGCCGCTTTTCGCCGAACAGTGGGGGAGGCCAGTAGTGGTGCCTCGTCCTTAAATAGCTGA
- the eda gene encoding bifunctional 4-hydroxy-2-oxoglutarate aldolase/2-dehydro-3-deoxy-phosphogluconate aldolase translates to MTLVRKLSDIKVLPVLIIEDEGVAVDLCRALSNGGIKAVEITLRTPSAAAAISRVKQALPELGVSAGTVISPDHAQLAADAGADFLVSPGITEVLVKKADALNIPLLPGVATASEVMRGTELDLDCFKLFPAVAVGGIQLLKSLASPLPNVSFCPTGGLSRDNFVEFLALPNVACVGGSWMAPRNAVAEMDWQSIEREARDTLLQISQ, encoded by the coding sequence ATGACACTTGTCAGAAAACTATCCGACATTAAGGTGCTGCCCGTTCTAATTATTGAAGACGAAGGCGTTGCAGTGGATCTCTGTCGAGCCTTATCCAATGGTGGAATTAAAGCGGTAGAGATTACCCTGCGAACGCCCAGTGCGGCAGCGGCTATCTCCCGGGTTAAGCAGGCACTGCCAGAGTTGGGAGTATCGGCTGGCACAGTAATCAGTCCGGACCATGCCCAGCTTGCTGCTGATGCCGGTGCGGATTTTTTAGTGAGCCCGGGTATTACCGAAGTGCTGGTAAAAAAAGCGGATGCTTTAAATATTCCTTTACTGCCTGGGGTCGCTACTGCGTCAGAGGTCATGCGTGGTACAGAGTTGGATCTGGACTGCTTTAAGCTGTTCCCGGCTGTGGCTGTGGGCGGTATACAGCTGTTGAAGTCTCTGGCTTCACCTCTGCCCAATGTCTCTTTTTGCCCCACTGGTGGCCTGAGCAGGGATAACTTTGTCGAGTTTCTTGCCTTGCCAAACGTGGCTTGTGTTGGCGGCTCATGGATGGCTCCGAGAAACGCTGTCGCAGAAATGGACTGGCAGAGCATAGAGCGGGAGGCCAGGGATACGCTACTGCAGATATCTCAGTAG